The region TACACATATTAATAACAATATTACACAAAGAAGCACATCAACTATTTCAGAATTAGCTAATAAAGTTTTTTACGATGATGATTTTACAAATTACACAAATAAATACTTTGAGTTTGAAGAGAAAATAGTAACTAAGGAAAACTATAATGAAATTGTAATATTAAAATCAGATGATGAATTGTTTAATTGGATTGAAAATAACATTGAAAAAACCAGTTTTAGCTCTATATCAGAATTTCAAAATATGAAAGCTGAATGTCTTTATTTAAAATCTATTTTTATCAGTAAATTTGAATCAGATTTTGAATTTAATATTAAATCAGATGTCGATTTACAAATTTTTACTGAGGAGATTCAACATGTTGCTGACGAAGCTAGTAAAGCACAAGGAGGTGGAAGTGGTTGTTATGATTCAAACGTTAGATGCATAAGAAGGGCAAGAAATAATGCGGCTACAGGTTTAGCAGTTTCAGCAGTTTCAGCTTGGTTTAATCCAATCGTTGGTGCAGCAGGTGCTTTAGCAACAAGTATATATTTGTCAAATGCACTTGAAGCTTGTTCGGACGCTTTTGATTCTTGTATGGGCAATTAAATTAATTACTATGAAGAAAAATAATATTACTTTACTGAAACTAATTGAATATTCAGTTTACGCCTTTACTTTTTTTATAATTACTTATGATTTTATTCTTCCAAAGAATATATCAAATTCTATTTATGAATTTGGCACTGCTAAATTATCAATATTGGTTTTATCAGTATTAATAGTTGGTTATATTTTAATAGGTTTAAAAGAGCGAGAATATTTATATCAAAAATTCACTAAAAAGCATATCATATCTGCTTTTTTAGTGAGTATTATATGCTTATTATTATATTTCACTTTTGTAGTATAATTTTTTATCATTCAAAAAGGCTATCTTTATAAGATAGCCTTTTTAATTAAATCAATTTATAAAATACATCCAAACGGAATTAATTATAAAACTAATAAAAAAGAAATATTCTTAAAAATTAAAAATAAACTAGTAATGGTTTATAACATCAATTTTATATAAGTGGGGTTTTAGTGTGTATTTGTAAGAGCTGGTGTTTTTCTTTCTTCTCTGAAGTAAGGTATTTCTTTTTAACTTTACGGTATATTTGTAAACGTCAGTAATAAAAATCCATGACTGACATAAAGACTACGGAACGTTATAATGTATTATAGTTTAATAGCTTTAATTTTTTTATTTGTTGCAAACAATTAGGGCAAGAAATACCACTACTAGCAACGTTTTTTTACTTCATATTCGCAACCACTTTTTACCCTCTCCGAAAAATTCTATTTCGCAAAAAACTTGATTCTCACCTTTGTTAACTACATAATACCAAAACTACAAATCTTTTTCTCTTGGCTCTCAATAAATATTTGTTAATACTTTTACTAAATAATTTATAATTAACTGTTTATAATAATGGTTAGTAGCAAAACTAATGTAGACTATTTTTTAATTTTTTTTTCCATCATTAAGTTCTTTTAGTTTTAATTGCAATTCTTATGAAAGGATATATCTGTTTGGCAATCCATTGAATTTTACAAACAACAAAAAATCTTTGCTTGTTATTTTTTGCATTGAAAAATCATTCCTTTTCGCAAGCCTCTATTTACTTGAATTATTTAATTAATTTCATTAGTAATAAATCTGAATTCCATATGATTACAGTACAAATATTTTAATTATTGGTTGGTTCTATATAAACTTAATTCTTTTAAATTAGAATTTGTAATAACTGTAAATTTATGATTGATGTATCTTCATAAAAAAATAATTATTGCAACCAATATTGAAAAACTAAATCATTCATTACACCCAAAATAAATACAGGTTACTTTTTCTATTGTAATATTGTTAATAGTTATTCAAACATTGAAATTCGTTTTAACTTTGTATTTGATGTAGTAGATACAGAAGCAAATTTCTATAATTTTTAGAAAATAATTTTTTAAAAATATATTTACATTAAGAATCAAAGAGTAAATTAAATTGAAAAAATACAATATTTCTTCATTTGAGAAAAAAATAGATGTTAAGAATAATTATAAAAAAAACTCTAATGTGTCGGGAGAAATATTAAGCAAAATTCTAAATTAATTTTAAATATAAATCATGATTAGTTGATAACTGGAAAAAATATTTTATAAAAACTGTAACATCTAAAGAAAATTAAGTACTTTTTGATAAACTAAACAAAAAAGAAGTAGAAAATTATGAAAATATAAATTTTGCAACAATTGATGTTGAAAATAAAAAAATCAAATTTTTAACAATAAAATTCTGGTATATTTGGATATAAAACTAGATTAAAAACTGACGATAATCATAATTTAAATATTCCTAAAAAAATAAAACATATATAATGAATGTTGAGTGTAGTGCAGATTAGAATACAGAACTAAATTTGAACGTTAATATTAATAATAATATTATTTTTGAAGACGATATTAAGGTGTTTTTATAATTTAAAATCAAAAAATATATCAATTAAATCGCTTTTTAGCGGTTTTTTTATGCCTAAAATTTCCTTTTTTTCTCTTTTTTTCTTTTTAATTTATTATAGTTTCCAAAAATTTAGAAACAAAAAAGAAAATAGAAACAATATAGAAACCAATAAAAACTGCTAAAACCCAATAAAATCAAGTATTTTTCGGTTTGGTTTCCAAGTTTCCAAAAAAATCAAATATAAATATAGTGTTGGGGTTGGGGGAAGAAAACCGAGCTCTAAAAATCGGGTTAATTTATATGGTGTGTAAAACAAGTTTTGCATGTGTGTAGTATTACTTGCGGAATAAGTTATTAGGTAATGAAGCTGTCGCTTCATTGGTTTAATTTATTTGTTGCTAAGGCAACAAATGTAGGGGCAAAAAAAAGAACGGCTTAAAACGCTTTAAAATAGATGGACTTTCATATATTTGTGTGTGCCAAATTTGTGGCAAAATAGTGTGTAATTACGTGTTTTTTTGTTCGGTAAGTATCTGATTTACAATGTCAATAGAAACGGAATGTTTTAAAATAAAATCCCGTCTTCGCTACAAAACACAAACCCTAACTAATCAAACAGTTAGGGTTTTTTAATTCTCCATTTTTAAATATTTCAACTACTTCAATATCTCAATCTTTTTTTGTAAATTTAAAATATCAATTTTAAAAAATCATATTTATGAAAAAAAACATGGGAAATGCAGACAGATTAATTCGAGTAATTATTGCTGCCCTAATTGCTTATTTATATTATAATGGAACGATTTCAGGAACTTTAGGTACAATTTTATTAATTTTTGCAGGTGTGTTTGTCTTAACAAGCTTAATTAAGTTTTGTCCACTATACACACTTTTAGGTATCAACACGTGTTCGATTAAACAAGAATAAAAAAACGCCTAGAAAAATACTAGGCGTTTTTTATACTATTTAATTACGAAAGGATTAACTTAAAACTGCTTTTAAATCTCCATTCATTGCTCTTACAGCATCAGCAGATTTTGCAAATAATGCTTTCTCTGCATCATTTAATTGAATATCTACAATTTCTTCAATTCCATTTTTACCTATGATACAAGGAACACCTAAACAAATATCAGATTGTCCGTACTCCCCTTCTAAAAACACAGAACATGGAATCATTTTCTTTTGATCATTTAAAATAGAATCTACTAAATAAGCAACCGATGCTCCAGGTGCGTACCAAGCAGAAGTTCCTAACAATCCAGTCAATGTAGCGCCACCAACCATTGTATCAGCCGCTACTTTATCTAAAACTTCTTGAGATAAGAAATTAGAAACAGGCGAACCATTGTAAGAAGCTAAACGCGTTAACGGAATCATCGTTGTATCTCCATGTCCACCTATAACCATACCTTGAACATCGTTAGATGGCTTAGCTAAAGCTTGAGATAAATAATATTTAAAACGAGAACTGTCTAAAGCACCTCCCATTCCAATAATTCTGTTTTTTGGTAATCCTGTTGCTTTTAATGTTAAATATGTCATAGTATCCATAGGATTAGAAACTACAACAATAATAGCATCAGGAGAAAATTTTAAAACATTATCTGCAACTGTTTTTACGATACCTGCATTGATACCAATTAATTCTTCACGAGTCATACCTGGTTTTCTTGGAATACCAGATGTAATTACTACTACATCAGAATTAGCAGTTTTAGAATAATCATTTGTACTACCAGAAACTCTTGTATTAAAACCAGTAGTTGTTGCACATTGCATAATGTCCATTGCCTTTCCTTCAGCAAATCCTTCTTTGATGTCTAGTAAAACCACTTCACTAGCAATTCCTCTATACGAAATCACGTCAGCACAAGTTGCACCTACATTACCAGCACCTACTATTGTTACTTTCATTTTATATTAATTAAAAATATTGGTTGTTATTTCTACAAAAATAAAGAATTAATTATTGTTTTATGACAAATGTATATTTATTTCACAATTATTTTTTTTGTAATTGATTTTCCGCTAGTTGTTACATTAACAAAATAAACTCCAGCAGGGAAATTTATTGAAATTTGATCATTGTTTTGAACTAAAGAACCATATACTTTTTGACCTGAAATGGTATATATTGCTACATTTGTATTGTTTTCTATTCCTGAAACATATAAATATTCGGATGCTGGATTGGGAAATACTTTTACTGATTCAAATTCAAATGTTGATGAGGCTAAACTAGAAAACCATGGTTCTCCATATTTTATACCAAAAACGTAGTCTACCAACTGCGGATAATCAATAAACGGATTTCTATTGTTTTGCCAAGTGTAAACATAGTTATTTCTATTCATTTCATAATCATCTCTAGGATCTTGTGTATTCCAAGCTAATAGTGTCGCTAAATCTCCAATATTTCCTGATGGATTAGCACCGTTATATTCACTAGGATCGCCATTAACCACATTTAAACCATTAAAACGTACTGCCATATAAAACAAGGAACGAGCAACATCTCCTTTCCATGAACCAAACGTACCTGTAGGCCCCGCATAAACAGTTGCAGAATTTATATTCCCGTAATTTTTATTATTTCTAGAAGAGTTTTCTTGTCCGTTCTCTACTCGGATGTGATGCGCATCAGAAACTCCATCCACAACGCTAGCCGCACTTGTGGTATTCCAAATTGAAATTCCATCTGCAGTGTCTCCCAACGCTACTTCAAATCCTCCTCTTGATTGACAAAAGATGTGTTCTCTATTCCATTTTCCTATAATACTTGAACCTTGTTGTTGATCAATTTTCGACATGGGTTGTTCGATATACATACACCATACTTTTGAATGATTCGCAGGATTTTGATCGGCAATTCTAATAATATCCCAAATATCAGCATAACTGTGTAAATGAACAACAGAAGGATTAGCAATAATATCTTGAATTGCTTGTTTTAGTGTTGCCCCAGATAAGCCTTCTAAACTAGCATAATACCCTGCAGGTGTTGTCGGTAAAACATTGCCAAACGTTGGCGCTAAAGGTGTACCAAAGTTTGAAATTTGAAAATCGTTATCTTCTACCCTTCTTAAAACTGAATTATTACTTGCAACAACTGTTGTTGGTAATCCTGAAATATAAACAATAAATTCTTCATCACCTTCATCCAATGAATCATCAACTAAA is a window of Flavobacterium indicum GPTSA100-9 = DSM 17447 DNA encoding:
- the mdh gene encoding malate dehydrogenase, whose protein sequence is MKVTIVGAGNVGATCADVISYRGIASEVVLLDIKEGFAEGKAMDIMQCATTTGFNTRVSGSTNDYSKTANSDVVVITSGIPRKPGMTREELIGINAGIVKTVADNVLKFSPDAIIVVVSNPMDTMTYLTLKATGLPKNRIIGMGGALDSSRFKYYLSQALAKPSNDVQGMVIGGHGDTTMIPLTRLASYNGSPVSNFLSQEVLDKVAADTMVGGATLTGLLGTSAWYAPGASVAYLVDSILNDQKKMIPCSVFLEGEYGQSDICLGVPCIIGKNGIEEIVDIQLNDAEKALFAKSADAVRAMNGDLKAVLS
- a CDS encoding YgaP family membrane protein — translated: MKKNMGNADRLIRVIIAALIAYLYYNGTISGTLGTILLIFAGVFVLTSLIKFCPLYTLLGINTCSIKQE
- a CDS encoding endonuclease; protein product: MKIKLLILFFVSIFSNAQVVINEIDPDTPSTDVKEFIELHSISPNYSLNGLVLVMYNAGSTPFTGVLSYYAIDLDGYTTDANGNFLIGNSQVSPTPALNLPETTLQNGPDVIALYTGNGSDFPVGTSATSTNLMDAIAYSNAATTQPTALMTALNLTVCVNENATSNAANHSIQRKVDGTYEVKAPTPGMNNDGSGIVFNYMTTTLNNTIYTEGQNVDITFTTSTNVTVDTAFSITLVNGSFVTADYSGTTSIVIPAGTNTASTTLNLVDDSLDEGDEEFIVYISGLPTTVVASNNSVLRRVEDNDFQISNFGTPLAPTFGNVLPTTPAGYYASLEGLSGATLKQAIQDIIANPSVVHLHSYADIWDIIRIADQNPANHSKVWCMYIEQPMSKIDQQQGSSIIGKWNREHIFCQSRGGFEVALGDTADGISIWNTTSAASVVDGVSDAHHIRVENGQENSSRNNKNYGNINSATVYAGPTGTFGSWKGDVARSLFYMAVRFNGLNVVNGDPSEYNGANPSGNIGDLATLLAWNTQDPRDDYEMNRNNYVYTWQNNRNPFIDYPQLVDYVFGIKYGEPWFSSLASSTFEFESVKVFPNPASEYLYVSGIENNTNVAIYTISGQKVYGSLVQNNDQISINFPAGVYFVNVTTSGKSITKKIIVK